A genomic window from Chitinophaga pollutisoli includes:
- a CDS encoding family 10 glycosylhydrolase, whose translation MPGILRILLLCSLFPAITLAQSPPKRELRGAWVATYLNIDWPNRSHTPAQQRAAFIAIADHHRATGLNALYVQVRSQCDAMYASTLEPWSADLTGTQGNAPSSPWDPLAFAIEECHKRGMEFHAWINPYRAVGNANNLPGFAASHVAKAHPEWLLSQGTLRVLDPGLPPVRDHISAVIADILHRYDVDGIHFDDYFYPPNAPAGTAPYNDSATFADYPRGFTVKADWRRDNVNLLIQRVYDSVKTIKPWVKFGVSPSGIYRNSTNPDIGSPTGGLEHYTTLYADTKRWLREGWVDYIMPQVYWWIGQPGANYGVIVPWWNNQAAGRHIYIGIAGYKMGDAAAGAGWTDSTQIPRQIRMNRSHANVYGQSVYNTTSMRVNTRKGFRDSLRLFMYAKPALLPAMQWRDSIAPAAPFGLNAVQAGDDVQLFWWHNGDPGDQLNRARQFAVYRSTTPVIDTSSMDQFLAVTPVDSVSYTDTSALPGVTYYYAVTALDRYHNESPRSGLAANLAPTIQGPGNQWLFGDAECGAPLPDYRDSVTVDNPEGVVVTQYPVPGSRVRHHDNVYFIATNAGGKSDTAMLTIGLKDTLPPVFTEVIPSPGLLNTPNNKMVTVALNYTATDCGPVTRTVTVTSNEPDNGNADWQVVDANTVKLRAQRNPLGNGRVYTITVTATDTSGNSSVEKAYVLVPGNKTWTHGQGLAATALPNPTFHQFVLMLVSQRQLPIGIRVYNSAGALVETRQGQAPNSSVTLGSNYLPGIYYIEISQANIRQLLKVIKLGH comes from the coding sequence ATGCCTGGAATTTTACGTATCCTGCTGCTTTGCAGCCTTTTCCCGGCCATCACCCTGGCGCAGTCGCCCCCGAAACGTGAACTCCGCGGCGCCTGGGTAGCCACTTATCTCAATATCGACTGGCCCAACCGGTCGCACACGCCCGCCCAGCAAAGGGCCGCCTTTATCGCCATCGCCGACCACCACCGCGCCACCGGCCTCAACGCGCTGTACGTACAGGTGCGCAGCCAGTGCGACGCGATGTACGCCAGCACCCTGGAACCCTGGTCGGCCGACCTCACCGGCACACAGGGCAACGCCCCTTCATCGCCCTGGGACCCTTTGGCCTTCGCCATCGAGGAATGCCATAAACGCGGCATGGAATTCCACGCCTGGATCAATCCCTATCGCGCCGTGGGCAATGCCAACAACCTCCCGGGCTTCGCCGCCTCGCATGTGGCCAAGGCGCATCCCGAATGGCTCCTCAGCCAGGGTACCCTCCGCGTCCTCGATCCCGGGTTGCCGCCCGTACGCGACCACATCTCGGCCGTGATTGCGGATATCCTGCACCGTTATGACGTGGATGGCATTCATTTCGACGACTATTTCTATCCCCCCAACGCCCCCGCAGGAACGGCGCCCTACAACGATTCGGCCACTTTCGCCGATTATCCGCGCGGGTTTACCGTGAAGGCCGACTGGCGGCGCGACAACGTGAACCTGCTCATCCAGCGGGTGTACGACAGTGTCAAAACCATCAAGCCCTGGGTGAAATTCGGCGTGAGCCCCTCCGGCATCTACCGCAACAGTACCAATCCCGACATCGGTTCGCCGACCGGCGGGCTGGAACACTATACCACCCTGTATGCCGACACGAAGCGCTGGCTGCGGGAAGGTTGGGTCGATTATATTATGCCGCAGGTGTATTGGTGGATCGGGCAGCCGGGCGCTAACTACGGCGTGATCGTACCCTGGTGGAATAATCAGGCTGCCGGCCGTCATATTTACATCGGTATCGCCGGTTACAAAATGGGTGATGCGGCCGCCGGAGCGGGATGGACAGATTCCACCCAGATCCCGCGCCAGATCCGGATGAACCGCAGCCATGCCAACGTGTACGGGCAGTCGGTGTACAATACCACCAGCATGCGCGTCAATACCCGCAAAGGTTTCCGCGATTCGCTGCGGCTGTTCATGTACGCGAAGCCGGCGTTGCTGCCCGCGATGCAATGGCGCGACAGCATCGCACCGGCGGCGCCGTTCGGGCTGAATGCCGTGCAGGCCGGCGATGATGTGCAATTGTTCTGGTGGCACAACGGCGACCCCGGCGATCAGCTGAACAGGGCGCGCCAGTTTGCCGTGTACCGCTCCACCACGCCCGTGATCGACACCAGTTCCATGGACCAGTTCCTGGCGGTAACACCGGTGGATTCCGTCAGCTATACGGATACATCCGCCTTGCCGGGGGTAACTTACTATTACGCCGTGACGGCCCTCGACCGGTATCATAACGAGAGTCCGCGTTCCGGCCTGGCGGCTAACCTTGCGCCCACGATCCAGGGGCCGGGCAACCAGTGGCTCTTCGGGGATGCGGAATGTGGCGCTCCTTTGCCGGATTACCGCGATTCGGTAACGGTAGACAACCCGGAAGGTGTCGTAGTTACGCAATATCCCGTGCCGGGCAGCCGCGTGCGGCATCACGATAACGTGTATTTCATCGCCACCAACGCCGGCGGAAAATCCGATACCGCGATGCTGACGATCGGTTTGAAAGACACGCTGCCGCCCGTTTTCACGGAAGTCATTCCTTCGCCGGGCTTGCTGAATACGCCGAACAACAAGATGGTGACGGTGGCGCTTAACTATACCGCAACGGACTGTGGTCCGGTAACGCGCACAGTAACCGTGACCAGCAACGAGCCGGATAACGGAAACGCGGATTGGCAGGTGGTGGATGCGAATACCGTGAAGCTCCGCGCGCAAAGAAACCCGCTTGGCAACGGGCGCGTTTACACGATAACGGTGACCGCCACCGATACTTCGGGTAATTCCAGTGTGGAAAAGGCTTACGTGCTGGTGCCGGGCAACAAGACCTGGACACATGGCCAGGGCCTGGCCGCTACGGCGCTGCCCAATCCTACGTTCCACCAGTTTGTGCTGATGCTGGTGAGCCAGCGCCAGCTGCCGATTGGTATCCGCGTGTACAACAGCGCGGGCGCGCTCGTGGAAACCCGCCAGGGACAAGCGCCTAATTCGTCTGTTACGCTGGGAAGCAATTACCTGCCGGGCATTTATTACATTGAAATTTCGCAGGCCAATATCCGCCAGCTGTTGAAGGTGATCAAGCTGGGGCATTAA
- a CDS encoding glycerophosphodiester phosphodiesterase family protein has protein sequence MKRILLGGALLCATITGFAQSGTHVLKIKNAKQLREFFRYTGNDIPFVSGHRGGINKGFPENSIEAFANTLRFTPATFEIDPRLTKDSAIVLMHDATLNRTTNGTGKVGDYTLAELKKLRLKDLEGNLTDFRIPTLEEAIIWARGKTVLILDKKDVPFEMTAAIIKKHKAEGHVMVTVHTAKEAKWYHERNPEIVFEAFVKTQKALEEYEQENIPWSHIMAYVGPDNKPELKPLYANLNKRGVMCMISAAPTYDKLPDAADRAKAYRAVIEDGASLIEADRSLEAGAAIRPLVPAKSPKKKFFVTRK, from the coding sequence ATGAAACGAATTCTCCTCGGCGGCGCGCTGCTCTGCGCCACCATCACCGGCTTCGCCCAATCGGGCACGCATGTGCTGAAAATCAAAAACGCAAAGCAGCTCCGGGAATTTTTCCGCTATACCGGGAATGACATTCCTTTCGTCAGCGGCCACCGCGGCGGGATTAACAAAGGCTTCCCGGAAAACAGCATCGAAGCCTTCGCCAACACGCTCCGCTTTACCCCTGCCACTTTCGAAATCGATCCGCGGCTTACGAAAGACAGTGCGATCGTGCTCATGCACGACGCCACCCTCAACCGCACCACCAACGGCACCGGAAAAGTAGGCGACTATACGCTCGCCGAGCTTAAAAAGCTCCGCCTTAAAGATTTGGAAGGCAACCTCACCGACTTTCGCATCCCCACGCTGGAAGAAGCCATCATCTGGGCGCGCGGCAAAACCGTGCTGATCCTCGACAAAAAAGACGTGCCCTTCGAAATGACGGCCGCCATCATCAAAAAACATAAAGCCGAGGGGCATGTCATGGTGACCGTACATACCGCCAAAGAAGCCAAATGGTATCATGAGCGCAATCCCGAAATCGTATTCGAAGCGTTCGTAAAAACGCAAAAGGCGCTGGAAGAATATGAACAGGAAAACATTCCCTGGTCGCATATTATGGCGTATGTAGGCCCGGATAACAAACCGGAACTGAAGCCGCTGTACGCCAATCTCAACAAGCGCGGTGTGATGTGCATGATTTCCGCCGCACCTACTTACGATAAACTGCCGGACGCCGCTGATCGCGCCAAAGCATACCGCGCGGTCATCGAAGACGGCGCCAGCCTCATCGAAGCCGATCGCTCGCTGGAAGCCGGCGCAGCCATCCGCCCGCTGGTACCGGCCAAAAGCCCTAAAAAGAAATTCTTCGTAACCCGTAAATAA
- a CDS encoding DUF5690 family protein, translated as MQFTRRELGVAAFAAVTAFCAYTAIFSFRKAFNVGAFAGHTLWGMDYKIVLVVSQVFGYMLSKFYGIRFIAGMQRKNRHWLILGLTGAAWLAWALFALVPPPYNWWCLFLNGFPLGMLWGVVFSYIEGRRTTDMISAALAVSFIFASGLAKSVAQWVMEGWGITEYGMPFVVGCVFMPVLIVFVLLLEKIPPPGPADKEQRMERLPMSAAERRGLLVRFWPGISLLVLIYVLVTILREVRDSFMADMWRASGEHFQPGVFAGTESLISLVILVMIAAMSWLQHNFRAFFVTQWIMLAGFALALTGAMLFSAGQLGMYAWMLLAGLGLYMVYIPFNSLLFDRFIAAFRFTGNVGFLIYIADSFGYLGSVGVMLAKTVFRLELNWLDFYTGLVKIAGVTGLAGTALSMYWFRKKYRENTAGLQQRD; from the coding sequence ATGCAATTTACCCGCCGGGAACTGGGCGTGGCGGCATTCGCGGCCGTTACCGCCTTTTGCGCCTACACCGCTATTTTTTCGTTTCGCAAGGCTTTCAATGTGGGGGCTTTCGCGGGGCATACGCTTTGGGGCATGGATTACAAAATCGTGCTGGTGGTGTCGCAGGTATTTGGGTACATGCTGAGCAAGTTCTACGGTATCCGTTTCATCGCCGGCATGCAGCGGAAGAACCGCCACTGGCTGATTCTCGGGCTCACGGGCGCCGCATGGCTGGCCTGGGCGCTCTTTGCGCTGGTGCCGCCACCGTACAACTGGTGGTGCCTGTTCCTGAACGGCTTCCCGCTGGGGATGCTTTGGGGCGTGGTATTTTCGTATATCGAAGGCCGGCGGACGACGGATATGATCAGCGCCGCGCTGGCGGTGAGCTTCATTTTCGCATCCGGGTTGGCTAAAAGCGTAGCGCAATGGGTGATGGAAGGATGGGGCATAACCGAATACGGTATGCCGTTTGTGGTGGGTTGCGTGTTTATGCCGGTACTGATCGTATTTGTGTTGCTGCTCGAAAAAATCCCTCCACCCGGTCCCGCCGACAAGGAACAGCGAATGGAAAGGTTGCCGATGAGCGCGGCGGAACGCCGCGGACTGCTGGTGCGCTTCTGGCCGGGGATCTCCTTACTCGTCCTCATTTATGTCCTCGTTACCATCCTGCGCGAAGTGCGCGACAGCTTCATGGCGGATATGTGGCGCGCTTCCGGGGAACATTTCCAACCGGGCGTTTTCGCGGGCACGGAAAGCCTGATATCGCTGGTGATTCTCGTTATGATCGCCGCCATGAGCTGGCTGCAGCATAATTTCAGGGCGTTCTTCGTTACGCAATGGATCATGCTGGCGGGATTTGCGCTCGCGCTAACCGGCGCCATGCTTTTTTCCGCGGGCCAGCTCGGGATGTACGCCTGGATGCTGCTGGCGGGACTGGGTTTGTACATGGTCTATATTCCTTTCAACAGCCTGTTGTTTGACCGGTTCATCGCCGCTTTCCGGTTTACGGGCAATGTGGGTTTTCTCATCTATATCGCCGATTCTTTCGGCTACCTCGGCAGTGTGGGCGTCATGCTGGCCAAAACGGTGTTCCGGCTGGAATTGAACTGGCTGGATTTTTATACAGGCCTGGTGAAAATCGCCGGCGTCACGGGCCTGGCGGGCACCGCGTTATCCATGTACTGGTTCCGGAAAAAGTACCGCGAAAATACCGCAGGTTTACAGCAACGCGATTAG
- a CDS encoding DUF1304 domain-containing protein yields MAIIILVMITLIAIEHLYILWLEMFAWTTRAPKVFRQIPKEMFEPTKALAANQGLYNGFLAAGLIWSLWIDNPAWQQHVAVFFLICVAVAGIYGALTATKRIFFLQALPALITLLLIALL; encoded by the coding sequence ATGGCCATCATCATCCTCGTAATGATCACTTTGATAGCGATAGAACATTTGTATATCCTCTGGCTGGAAATGTTCGCCTGGACTACCAGGGCGCCTAAAGTATTCCGGCAGATCCCCAAAGAAATGTTCGAGCCCACAAAGGCGCTGGCAGCCAACCAGGGGTTGTATAACGGTTTCCTGGCGGCGGGCCTGATCTGGAGCCTCTGGATAGACAATCCGGCGTGGCAGCAGCATGTAGCGGTGTTCTTCCTGATTTGCGTAGCCGTAGCGGGTATTTACGGCGCACTGACCGCCACGAAGCGCATCTTCTTCCTGCAAGCCCTCCCCGCGCTCATTACTTTATTGCTAATCGCGTTGCTGTAA
- a CDS encoding histidine phosphatase family protein: MLNVYLLRHGQTAWNADNNRYCGRTDIALTAKGIAQAEAVRQQLKGITFDGVYSSPLERAFMTANIASGAYVKKDERLIEADFGTWEQKTKEEFIAEAPEHWHHWMEDPYSFRAGGTGESGREIVERVDSFFTDIHRKHPAGNILVAAHNGVNRLFLAYKLGMPLRNYRMLVQENASVTMFTLDADGAFTLQHLNAKF; this comes from the coding sequence ATGCTTAACGTTTATTTGCTCCGGCACGGACAAACCGCCTGGAACGCAGACAACAACCGGTATTGCGGCCGGACCGACATCGCGCTGACCGCCAAAGGCATCGCGCAGGCCGAAGCCGTGCGCCAGCAACTGAAAGGCATCACTTTCGATGGCGTTTATTCCTCTCCGTTGGAACGCGCTTTCATGACCGCCAACATCGCTTCAGGGGCTTATGTCAAAAAAGATGAAAGGCTGATTGAGGCCGACTTCGGGACCTGGGAACAGAAAACGAAAGAAGAATTCATCGCCGAGGCGCCGGAGCACTGGCACCACTGGATGGAAGACCCCTACTCCTTCCGCGCCGGCGGAACGGGCGAAAGCGGCCGGGAAATCGTGGAGCGGGTAGATTCCTTCTTCACCGACATCCACCGCAAACACCCTGCCGGCAACATTCTCGTAGCGGCGCACAACGGCGTCAACCGCCTGTTCCTCGCGTACAAACTCGGCATGCCGCTCCGGAACTACCGGATGCTCGTGCAGGAAAACGCTTCCGTCACTATGTTCACCCTGGACGCAGACGGCGCATTCACTTTACAACACCTCAATGCCAAATTCTGA
- a CDS encoding FGGY-family carbohydrate kinase, protein MEHTFIGLDVGTQGARAILTDERGLVLAAFSEPFPLSAASREEQSPDEWWAACEKLLALLLRHPEAAKLRAIGVTSTSGTVIPVDAAGQPLHPAIMYSDGRQAEEGKRCKALAEQFHPEGYTAFNTTSGLPKMVWFAEHYPEKARRIHKFIHAADFITGKLTGNFGITDFTNVLKSGYDVANERWPEYIWGHLPLRREWLQGVVPSGAPVGEVTLRLPGMPPNVVATAGMTDGCASQIASGAVTPGAWNTTIGTTLVVKGVTLQPLHDPLGRLYNHRHPQGYWMPGGASNTGADWISKHFPGDPGALNEAAAPLIPTGKLYWPLEQQGERFPFVAPQAKAFQAQGLDGAEKFAAGMEGVAYIEKMAYELIVQLSGETVKAVYTAGGASNSTLWLKIRASVLGVPVHKMKEVSGAVGAAILAASQTYYGSIAEAAAAMAHIENTMQPDPALEKAYQHGYQQFRDKLKEKGYA, encoded by the coding sequence ATGGAACATACTTTTATCGGGCTGGACGTAGGCACACAGGGCGCAAGAGCCATTCTCACCGATGAGCGCGGCCTTGTACTGGCTGCTTTCAGCGAGCCATTCCCACTGAGCGCCGCTTCGCGCGAAGAACAATCGCCGGACGAATGGTGGGCTGCCTGCGAGAAATTGCTCGCTTTGCTGCTCCGGCATCCCGAAGCAGCAAAGCTGCGCGCGATCGGCGTCACCAGCACATCCGGCACCGTGATCCCTGTGGACGCCGCCGGCCAGCCGCTCCATCCCGCCATCATGTATAGCGACGGCCGCCAGGCGGAAGAAGGGAAACGCTGCAAAGCCCTCGCGGAACAATTCCACCCCGAAGGCTACACGGCGTTCAATACCACGAGCGGATTGCCGAAAATGGTGTGGTTCGCGGAACATTACCCGGAAAAAGCCCGCCGGATACACAAATTCATCCACGCCGCCGATTTCATCACCGGCAAACTGACCGGCAACTTCGGCATTACCGATTTTACCAATGTGTTAAAATCCGGTTACGACGTAGCAAACGAACGGTGGCCGGAATATATTTGGGGTCATTTACCCCTGCGCCGCGAGTGGCTGCAGGGCGTAGTACCTTCCGGCGCGCCCGTGGGCGAAGTCACCCTCCGCCTGCCCGGCATGCCGCCGAACGTGGTGGCCACCGCCGGGATGACCGACGGCTGCGCTTCGCAGATTGCCTCCGGCGCGGTAACGCCCGGCGCCTGGAACACGACCATCGGCACCACGCTCGTCGTGAAAGGCGTGACACTGCAGCCCCTGCACGACCCGCTCGGGCGGCTGTACAACCACCGGCACCCGCAAGGTTATTGGATGCCGGGGGGCGCCAGCAATACCGGGGCCGACTGGATTTCGAAGCACTTCCCCGGCGACCCCGGCGCGCTCAACGAAGCCGCCGCCCCGTTGATACCCACCGGCAAATTGTACTGGCCGCTGGAGCAACAAGGTGAAAGGTTCCCGTTCGTAGCGCCGCAAGCCAAAGCTTTCCAGGCGCAGGGGCTCGATGGAGCGGAGAAATTTGCCGCCGGGATGGAAGGCGTAGCCTATATCGAAAAGATGGCGTATGAATTGATTGTACAGCTTTCCGGCGAAACCGTGAAAGCCGTGTACACCGCCGGCGGCGCCAGCAACAGCACGCTCTGGTTGAAAATCAGGGCATCCGTGCTGGGCGTGCCGGTACATAAAATGAAAGAAGTGAGCGGAGCCGTGGGCGCCGCCATCCTAGCCGCGTCGCAAACATATTACGGCAGCATCGCGGAAGCCGCCGCCGCCATGGCTCATATCGAAAATACCATGCAACCCGATCCGGCACTGGAGAAAGCCTATCAACATGGCTACCAGCAGTTCCGGGACAAACTGAAAGAAAAAGGATATGCTTAA